A window of the Desulforapulum autotrophicum HRM2 genome harbors these coding sequences:
- a CDS encoding aminomethyltransferase family protein — protein MTKITRTSALTARHLDLGGNLQEYIRMGVPLTYNTDPKKEHDAIREAAGMYDFTAFLKFRVSGPEAADALNHAVTFDVTAIKPGHSKYGPFLRETGVICDDGIVFNLGDNQWLACHGDGCARNMVELSAEGRDCLVEYDYWTHLISLQGPKALDLLNKHASDDISALDYFTHLNETELFGCKVMISRTGFSGERGYEIMVGPDKAVIIWDSILKHGKDMGILPCAVESVFPLRMEAGLLWRRFDLMENTPWEVNMGWVVDSNKADFRGKEALMAAKGKERFKLVGLEVDIQEALQGGEKVFADGKEVGKVNDKPVWTHRMKKSLALGQVKPELKAVGTKLEIQREEGMCTATVVKFPVYDVKTR, from the coding sequence ATGACCAAAATCACACGAACATCAGCACTGACAGCCCGCCACCTCGACCTGGGAGGCAACCTTCAGGAATACATTCGCATGGGGGTACCTCTGACCTACAATACCGACCCGAAAAAGGAGCATGACGCCATCCGGGAAGCTGCCGGGATGTATGATTTCACGGCATTTCTCAAATTCCGGGTTTCCGGACCGGAGGCAGCGGACGCTCTCAATCATGCTGTCACTTTTGATGTGACCGCGATCAAACCCGGTCACTCTAAATACGGCCCCTTTCTCAGGGAAACCGGTGTCATCTGCGATGACGGCATTGTGTTTAACCTAGGTGATAACCAATGGCTGGCCTGCCATGGCGACGGCTGCGCCAGAAACATGGTGGAACTCTCCGCCGAAGGCAGAGATTGCTTGGTGGAGTATGATTACTGGACCCACCTGATCTCACTCCAGGGCCCCAAGGCCTTAGATTTGCTCAACAAGCATGCCTCCGACGATATCTCCGCCCTTGATTATTTCACCCATCTCAATGAAACCGAATTGTTCGGCTGCAAGGTCATGATTTCCCGTACCGGTTTTTCCGGTGAGCGCGGCTATGAAATCATGGTTGGCCCCGACAAAGCTGTCATCATCTGGGACAGCATTCTAAAACACGGTAAAGACATGGGAATTCTGCCCTGTGCCGTTGAAAGTGTGTTTCCATTACGTATGGAAGCCGGCCTTCTGTGGAGACGTTTTGATCTGATGGAAAACACCCCCTGGGAGGTGAACATGGGCTGGGTGGTAGACAGCAACAAGGCCGATTTCCGAGGAAAGGAAGCATTGATGGCCGCCAAAGGTAAAGAACGCTTCAAACTGGTGGGCCTGGAAGTTGACATTCAGGAAGCCCTGCAAGGCGGTGAAAAGGTTTTTGCCGATGGTAAGGAAGTGGGCAAAGTCAATGACAAGCCGGTCTGGACCCATCGCATGAAAAAATCCCTGGCCCTGGGCCAGGTGAAACCCGAGCTCAAAGCCGTGGGAACCAAACTTGAAATTCAGAGAGAAGAAGGCATGTGCACCGCCACGGTGGTGAAGTTCCCGGTTTACGACGTTAAAACCCGGTAA
- a CDS encoding sigma-54-dependent transcriptional regulator: MNYTLFIVDDEKTIREGITAYVEDDYSVFTYATAEEALVDFSKKKPDLILLDIGLPGMNGITALSRFKAVDADLVVIMITAYEDVESVIKCMKQGAWDYIVKPLQMEGLDVTISNALETIRLRREIKDLQEGRIKEEVPCFIGESQVIYDIMTYIEKVAKSPDTPVLILGETGTGKELLASTTHYRSPNFAGPFITVNCAAIPKNLIESELFGYAKGAFSGASASGKMGLIEMADKGTLFLDEVGDLNPDAQAKLLRFMENGEFYRVGSTKKQHVSTRIVSATNRDLEEMIENGEFRADLYFRISVIKIQVPTLNQRQEDVQIFAAHFLKFFNEKFNRNVTGIHRDAMALLRQYQWKGNVRELKNMMERGVLTADGPELTPGDLGLDQTDSTRPEDDELFLDLPPLPADGVDLAAVKEEIDRFYFSRAMELAGGNESQAARLLKMKHHAFRYQYKKLMEEFPPTEA; the protein is encoded by the coding sequence ATGAATTATACCCTTTTTATTGTCGACGACGAGAAAACAATCCGGGAAGGTATCACCGCCTATGTTGAGGATGATTATAGCGTATTTACCTATGCAACCGCTGAAGAAGCCCTCGTGGATTTCAGCAAAAAAAAACCGGACCTCATACTCCTGGACATCGGCCTGCCGGGTATGAACGGCATTACCGCTCTCAGCCGCTTCAAGGCAGTGGATGCCGATTTGGTGGTGATAATGATAACGGCCTATGAAGACGTGGAATCGGTGATTAAATGCATGAAACAGGGGGCCTGGGACTATATTGTCAAACCGCTACAGATGGAGGGGCTGGACGTTACCATTTCAAATGCCCTTGAAACCATCCGGCTGCGACGGGAAATAAAGGACCTTCAGGAGGGACGCATTAAAGAGGAGGTCCCCTGTTTCATCGGTGAAAGTCAGGTGATCTACGATATCATGACCTACATTGAAAAGGTGGCCAAAAGCCCGGATACACCGGTTCTCATCCTAGGGGAAACCGGCACGGGAAAAGAACTCCTGGCCTCCACGACCCATTACAGAAGCCCTAATTTTGCCGGCCCCTTTATCACGGTGAACTGCGCCGCCATCCCAAAAAATCTTATTGAAAGCGAATTGTTCGGTTATGCAAAAGGGGCGTTCAGCGGGGCTTCGGCCAGCGGAAAAATGGGGCTCATCGAAATGGCAGACAAGGGCACTCTGTTTCTCGACGAGGTTGGGGACCTGAATCCAGATGCCCAGGCCAAGCTTTTGCGGTTTATGGAAAACGGCGAATTCTACAGGGTGGGCTCCACCAAGAAACAGCATGTTTCCACCAGAATCGTTTCAGCCACCAACAGGGATCTGGAAGAAATGATTGAAAATGGGGAATTCAGGGCCGATTTGTATTTCAGGATCTCGGTAATAAAAATCCAGGTACCCACCCTGAATCAGCGCCAGGAGGATGTTCAGATCTTTGCAGCACACTTCCTGAAATTTTTTAATGAAAAATTTAATCGCAATGTTACCGGTATTCATAGGGATGCCATGGCACTGCTCAGGCAGTACCAGTGGAAGGGGAATGTCAGGGAGTTGAAAAATATGATGGAACGCGGGGTACTCACTGCCGACGGCCCGGAACTGACACCTGGGGATTTAGGCCTTGACCAGACCGATTCCACCCGGCCAGAGGACGATGAATTATTTCTTGATTTGCCACCCCTTCCCGCGGATGGAGTTGATCTTGCAGCCGTGAAAGAAGAGATCGACCGGTTCTATTTTAGCCGGGCCATGGAACTGGCCGGAGGCAATGAGAGCCAGGCCGCCAGGCTGCTGAAGATGAAGCACCACGCTTTTAGGTACCAATATAAGAAACTCATGGAGGAATTCCCTCCAACAGAGGCGTAA
- a CDS encoding ATP-binding protein: MRPILYSISAAFLTITAVFFFYPSVHEDSVPGMTVEEQIWLDSHSGKVRLVLTPDWPPMDFLDKNGNPAGMAADYIHLIEDKLKFRFARVPVSSWDEMLSLAKKGEIDVISAGQETPARRTFMNWSTPFLNLKTTIIVQKGKYANLTLDRMQGMKIGVVRKYAVGEFIREHHPDLNMIDVADSKTGIEQVSFGELDAMITEVPNALYIIETEKITNLSLAGDTGFELHHGMGIRKDWSILSRIIEKTLVSISEEEHQAIYGRWVTLDRPGFYLSRTFWYWLLGSTGLSLLMTSTVLFWNRSLKREVAQRTEALSFNEIGLEALLRLNETPHKSIQDIVEFSFRQMLDLTQSRFGYLTLREQEGRTYVVENREGDAGGQVNVQVWDGGFEENTKGFWGDAVKKEKPVISNNYHLSNPKFKGVPEAHKKIVRYMNVPISNQGRIVVVAGMGNKKSNYTRSDLRQLNLLAHGMWRLIQRKKAENAMQKSEKRFQDLVENTPNGIAIVQDNRVVHQNANQVHLMGDINFMDPDSESRIHGEDLPKIKSFFSQIRENRLNESEVDFRFHLDNPAENNGAMTWVGCIATPIDYHDRNAFLLIFIDLTEAKKLTRLLTIQDKMASLGNVSAGIAHEIRNPLSGINIYLGTIEKYFRNPDKAKKIASSIEAIRAASGKIESVIKRVMNFAKPGEPRFDVVHINDPIKEAVNLTLFTLNKKGIEIEDDLAENLPACIAEPHLIEEVVLNLINNAADAILEHRDKGHIRISSRQDETKIIIRVEDDGPGVSRDVRQKVFDPFFTTKSHSTGIGLSLCHRIITDHKGKLEIGVSALGGACFRVELPFPRQTVV, from the coding sequence ATGAGACCCATCCTATACAGTATCAGTGCCGCTTTTTTAACAATCACTGCGGTCTTTTTTTTCTATCCATCTGTCCATGAGGACAGCGTTCCAGGGATGACCGTTGAAGAGCAGATCTGGCTGGATTCCCATAGCGGTAAAGTTAGGCTGGTACTTACTCCGGATTGGCCTCCAATGGATTTTCTGGACAAGAATGGCAACCCTGCAGGCATGGCCGCGGACTATATCCATCTGATAGAAGATAAGCTCAAGTTCAGGTTTGCAAGAGTTCCCGTCTCCTCCTGGGATGAGATGCTCTCCCTGGCAAAAAAGGGGGAGATCGACGTCATTTCAGCCGGACAGGAAACACCTGCGCGCCGTACATTTATGAACTGGTCCACCCCTTTTTTAAACCTCAAGACCACAATTATCGTTCAAAAAGGAAAATATGCAAATCTCACCCTGGACCGGATGCAGGGTATGAAAATCGGGGTCGTCCGCAAATATGCAGTCGGGGAGTTTATCCGGGAACACCACCCGGATCTAAACATGATAGATGTGGCAGATTCCAAGACAGGCATTGAACAGGTTTCCTTTGGAGAACTTGACGCCATGATCACCGAGGTGCCCAATGCCCTGTATATTATTGAAACCGAAAAAATCACCAACCTGAGCCTGGCCGGGGATACAGGGTTTGAACTTCACCACGGCATGGGGATTAGAAAGGACTGGAGCATACTCAGCCGGATCATTGAAAAAACCCTGGTTTCAATTTCAGAGGAAGAACACCAGGCCATTTACGGCCGCTGGGTCACGCTGGACCGTCCCGGGTTTTATCTCTCCCGCACTTTTTGGTACTGGCTTCTTGGCTCGACAGGCCTAAGCCTTCTCATGACCAGTACCGTGCTGTTTTGGAACCGGTCTTTAAAACGGGAGGTAGCCCAGCGAACTGAAGCGCTCAGTTTTAATGAGATCGGCCTGGAAGCACTTCTCAGACTAAACGAGACCCCCCACAAATCCATTCAAGACATTGTTGAATTTTCATTCCGGCAAATGCTGGATCTGACCCAAAGCCGGTTTGGTTACCTCACCCTGCGAGAACAGGAAGGACGAACCTATGTGGTGGAGAACCGGGAAGGCGATGCTGGGGGCCAGGTGAATGTTCAGGTCTGGGATGGCGGATTTGAGGAAAATACCAAAGGATTCTGGGGGGATGCTGTTAAAAAAGAAAAACCCGTTATCTCAAATAATTACCATTTATCCAACCCAAAATTCAAGGGGGTACCCGAAGCCCATAAAAAAATTGTCCGGTATATGAATGTTCCCATCTCCAACCAGGGCCGAATCGTGGTGGTGGCGGGAATGGGCAACAAGAAAAGCAACTATACCCGTTCAGACCTGCGTCAGCTCAACCTGCTGGCCCACGGCATGTGGCGGCTGATTCAGCGTAAAAAAGCAGAAAATGCCATGCAGAAAAGCGAAAAAAGATTCCAGGATCTGGTGGAAAACACCCCCAACGGCATTGCCATTGTCCAGGACAATCGGGTGGTTCACCAGAATGCCAACCAGGTACACCTCATGGGGGATATAAATTTCATGGATCCAGACTCAGAATCCAGAATCCATGGGGAAGATCTGCCTAAAATCAAATCTTTTTTTTCCCAAATCAGGGAGAACCGGCTGAATGAATCCGAAGTGGATTTCAGGTTTCACCTTGATAACCCTGCAGAAAACAACGGTGCCATGACCTGGGTGGGCTGTATCGCCACTCCCATAGACTACCATGACCGCAACGCATTTTTATTGATTTTTATTGATTTGACTGAGGCTAAAAAACTGACACGACTGCTGACCATCCAGGACAAAATGGCCTCCCTGGGGAATGTTTCTGCGGGCATCGCCCACGAGATCAGAAATCCCCTTTCCGGAATTAATATTTATCTGGGCACCATTGAAAAATATTTCAGGAATCCCGATAAAGCAAAAAAAATCGCCTCATCCATTGAAGCGATCCGGGCCGCTTCCGGAAAAATTGAATCGGTGATCAAGCGAGTGATGAATTTTGCCAAGCCGGGAGAACCCAGGTTTGATGTGGTCCATATAAATGACCCGATCAAAGAGGCAGTAAATCTGACCCTTTTCACCCTGAATAAAAAAGGGATCGAAATCGAGGACGACCTGGCCGAGAACCTGCCTGCATGCATTGCCGAACCCCATCTCATTGAAGAGGTGGTCCTGAATCTTATCAACAATGCTGCAGACGCCATCCTTGAACATCGAGACAAAGGGCATATCCGGATTTCTTCCCGGCAGGATGAAACGAAAATCATTATCAGGGTAGAAGATGACGGTCCCGGGGTGTCAAGGGATGTCCGGCAGAAGGTTTTCGATCCCTTTTTTACAACCAAGAGCCACAGTACCGGCATCGGCCTCAGCCTCTGTCACCGGATTATCACGGACCATAAAGGCAAACTGGAGATCGGCGTTTCGGCGTTAGGCGGGGCCTGTTTCCGGGTGGAACTGCCATTTCCACGGCAAACTGTGGTATAG
- a CDS encoding trimethylamine methyltransferase family protein has translation MGNRLQPLTKEQINIIHNAAMRILGETGVAFKLPEAIEIFKEHGFKIDGSTVFFEESQVLKALGTVPSEFTIMARNPDKSVRLGGDHYAFGPAWAAPFVIDADGTRRNASLADQENMCRLVQTSDHVDFAAGSMAVPAEFTPREAATRMLHAAITMTDMPLISNPCARENGIEIVEMAEIVWGKKVTELAHPVSIVSVNPLSPLSYSDDTLEGLIEFARNGQALLISSMVLAGISGPISIAGTAALEIAESLAGITLAQLINPGVPCVCGGTSCASDMRTGGVSLGGPESLQLTAIAVQMAEHYGLPCRYGGNLTDAYSVNAQAGIESALLMAAPIISGAHFIHQSCGILGAYAAVSLEKFVIDEEVCGMIKRAVAPLEITDTSINTDLIKRVGPCGSYLIQPETAAKCRTAFFPANLTCRGTYDDWAAKNRGDMVARAAEYVKKRIESYNKPEIDPDVERDLNAYVEKKYNN, from the coding sequence ATGGGAAACAGATTACAACCCCTCACAAAAGAACAGATTAATATTATCCACAATGCTGCCATGCGTATCCTCGGAGAAACCGGTGTGGCATTCAAACTGCCAGAGGCCATCGAAATTTTTAAAGAACACGGATTCAAGATTGATGGCAGCACGGTTTTTTTTGAAGAATCCCAGGTGCTCAAGGCGCTGGGTACCGTGCCATCGGAGTTCACCATCATGGCCCGGAACCCGGATAAATCCGTCCGGCTGGGTGGAGACCACTATGCCTTTGGACCTGCCTGGGCCGCTCCTTTTGTCATTGATGCAGACGGTACCCGGCGCAATGCCTCTCTTGCTGATCAGGAAAATATGTGCAGGCTGGTCCAGACCTCGGACCATGTGGATTTTGCCGCAGGCTCCATGGCCGTTCCGGCTGAGTTTACCCCCAGGGAAGCTGCCACCCGCATGCTCCATGCCGCCATTACCATGACTGATATGCCCCTGATCTCCAACCCATGTGCGAGGGAGAACGGCATAGAAATCGTTGAAATGGCTGAAATTGTCTGGGGTAAAAAAGTGACGGAACTGGCACACCCCGTCTCCATTGTATCTGTGAATCCCCTGTCTCCGCTCTCCTATTCGGACGACACCCTGGAAGGGCTCATCGAGTTTGCCCGCAACGGCCAGGCCCTGCTCATTTCCTCGATGGTCTTGGCCGGAATAAGCGGGCCAATCAGCATTGCCGGTACCGCTGCCCTGGAAATTGCCGAGAGCCTGGCAGGCATAACCCTTGCCCAGCTCATTAACCCCGGTGTCCCCTGTGTCTGCGGTGGCACCTCATGTGCTTCAGACATGCGCACTGGCGGGGTCAGCTTAGGGGGCCCCGAATCCCTTCAACTCACAGCCATTGCTGTACAGATGGCCGAACACTACGGCCTGCCCTGCCGGTATGGTGGAAACCTGACCGACGCCTATTCCGTTAATGCCCAGGCTGGAATTGAGTCTGCCCTGCTAATGGCCGCTCCCATCATCTCAGGTGCCCATTTCATTCATCAATCCTGTGGTATCCTGGGGGCCTACGCCGCGGTCAGCCTGGAAAAATTCGTTATTGATGAAGAGGTCTGCGGCATGATCAAACGTGCCGTGGCCCCGCTTGAAATCACCGATACCAGCATTAACACCGACCTGATCAAACGGGTTGGTCCCTGCGGTTCTTACCTGATTCAGCCTGAAACCGCCGCAAAATGCAGGACTGCTTTTTTCCCGGCCAACCTGACTTGCAGAGGCACCTATGACGACTGGGCTGCCAAAAACAGGGGAGACATGGTTGCCAGGGCGGCTGAATATGTAAAAAAGAGGATTGAGTCCTACAATAAACCTGAAATTGATCCGGATGTCGAACGGGATCTCAATGCCTATGTTGAAAAAAAATATAATAATTAA